Within the Chromobacterium paludis genome, the region AGATGCATTCCAGTCGGAGGTCCGCCGCGGCTTCCGGGCTGGACAGGCCGACCACGGCCAGGTCGTACTCGGCGCGGTTGAACGGTTTGTTGTGGATCAGCTGGGTCAGCAGGTGCAGGGTGTATTCCGGGTGGCGGGCCTGGAAGTCCGCCAGGTTGGGCAGCACCCAGCGCATGGCCGGCGTCGGCGGCATGCGCACGCGCAGGTCGCTCTGGCGCAGGCGCAGCGCTTCGCTGGCTTCGTTCAGCAACTGGAAGGCTTCGCGCGCCGGCTTGACCAGGGCCTCGCCCTCTGCGGTCAAGGCCAGGCCTCGGGCCTGGCGCGTGAACAGGGAGGCGCCGTAGTATTCTTCCAACGTCTGGACGTGGCGGCTGATCGCGCCCTGGGTCAGGCTCAGCGCCGCGGCGGCGCGGGTAAACGACAGATGTTCGGCGGCGACGACAAAAACGCGCAGGGCATTCAGCGGAGGCAGCTTCATGCTGTTACATGCCTTTTCTTCATAGTTTTCATGAGTTTAACTGCTTTGTGCGAATCGGCGCCACCGCTTATTCTGCTGCAGTGCCGCCGCCAGTCGCGGCGGTGGGCAGTCGCAACCGGAATGCATGGCTGACAACGCAATCATGCATAACGGTTGATTCTGGCACAGCTTTGTCTGACAAGCGACAACATTGTCTGACAATGAGGCGGCTGCACTCTCGTATGATTTGTCTGCCAGTCCACGTTGGCATGCACGGGCTCCCCGCGGGGTCCGATTTTTTTTGCCCGCAAGATAAAGAAAACGCCGCCGGCCGGCGAGGGCGGGCGGCGGCGGGCGCGTCGCGGCGGGCCTAGCAGCCCTGGTTCAGCGCCAGCTCCAGGCTCTTCTGGTAATGCAGCTGCGCCTGTTCCTCTTTGCCGGTGGCCTCGAATAGCCGCGCCAATTCGGCGTGGGCGCACAGCGTGGGCTGGATGGACACGCTGGCCTCCAGATAGGTTTGCGCCTTGCCCCACAGTTGCTGCGCCTGTGCCAGCCGGCCCAGCGCCAGCAGCAGCCAATGGTCGCGCGGGCGCTGCTTCAGCCAGTTGTCGGCTGCTTTCAGCAGTTCCAGCCGCTTGTCCACGCTGAGGTGGGCGGCCAGCTGGCCCAGTTCGCGCGCCAGTTCCGGCAGCTCCATGTCGTCGCCGGACAGCGCCTCGGCCAGCAGGGTGGCGGCATAGTCATAGGCCTGCAGCCGGATCAGGTGGGCCACCACCTGTTGTTGCAGCTGCGGGTTGCCGCGTTCGGCGTCGGGGATGCGGCGCAGCCAGTCGCGCACCTCTCGCTCGGACAGCAGGCCACCCAGCTGCTGCTGGTAGGCCGCCAGCCGGTAGCGCCGCGCCTGCTCCGGCTCCAGCGCGTCGGCTTTCAGCAGCTTCTCGGTCAGGCCGAGGATGGCGTCGGGCTGTTTCTGCATCAGCCGCACTTTCAGCTCCAGCTTCAGCGCGTTGGTCAGGTTGGGCGACAGCGCGCGCGCGCGCTCGATGGCGGCCAGCGCGCCCAGCGCGTCCTTTTCTTCCAGCCGCAGCTCGGCGTCCAGCATGTGGCGGGCCAGTTGCAGCTTGTCCGGCATGGCGTCCAGCTGGGCGAGGTAGCCGTCTCGCTTGTCGCCGGCGCCGGCATAGCCGGCTGCGCGCGCGGCGATCAACAGCGCCAGCGCGCGGTTTTCCTGTGAGTATTCGTCATCCAGCGACTTGGCGGCTTCGCGCTCGGCCTTCTGGTAGCGGCCTTCGAAGAAGGCGATGCCGGCTTCGCGCAGGGCGTGGCGGGAAGCCTTCAGCTTCTTCTGCCGCTGGAAGCGCTGCACTTGGCGCGGCATGTCGGCGGCCAAGGCGATCAGGCGCAGCACGATATGGGTGACGACGATCAGCAGCACCACCAGCACGATCATCAGGTTGAACGACACTTCCATCCGGTACGGCGGCAAAAACAGGATGGCGTAGCCGGTATTCAGGGTGGAGGCCAGCCCCACCAGCACGGCCAGCGCGAACAGGCCGGTAATCCACAATGCGAATCTCACCGTTTACTCCCCGCTGTTGCCTTGCGCGTCGCGCACCGCCTTCAGGCTGGCGTTCATGTCAGGCAGGCTGATGT harbors:
- the gcvA gene encoding transcriptional regulator GcvA — protein: MKLPPLNALRVFVVAAEHLSFTRAAAALSLTQGAISRHVQTLEEYYGASLFTRQARGLALTAEGEALVKPAREAFQLLNEASEALRLRQSDLRVRMPPTPAMRWVLPNLADFQARHPEYTLHLLTQLIHNKPFNRAEYDLAVVGLSSPEAAADLRLECICREKLIPVCAPGLLAGKHPLHTPDDLKHHTLLHPWRDQNTWKRWLKLAGVNSVNPESGVTFDALEYALHAAVAGMGVTLAQASMVTQDLDSGRLVIPFDTVLETEWAYYLVYPHELAELPKVRAFRDWLVHTVAHSEEASWLARQGY
- a CDS encoding heme biosynthesis HemY N-terminal domain-containing protein; protein product: MRFALWITGLFALAVLVGLASTLNTGYAILFLPPYRMEVSFNLMIVLVVLLIVVTHIVLRLIALAADMPRQVQRFQRQKKLKASRHALREAGIAFFEGRYQKAEREAAKSLDDEYSQENRALALLIAARAAGYAGAGDKRDGYLAQLDAMPDKLQLARHMLDAELRLEEKDALGALAAIERARALSPNLTNALKLELKVRLMQKQPDAILGLTEKLLKADALEPEQARRYRLAAYQQQLGGLLSEREVRDWLRRIPDAERGNPQLQQQVVAHLIRLQAYDYAATLLAEALSGDDMELPELARELGQLAAHLSVDKRLELLKAADNWLKQRPRDHWLLLALGRLAQAQQLWGKAQTYLEASVSIQPTLCAHAELARLFEATGKEEQAQLHYQKSLELALNQGC